The genomic segment GCTCCATAGGCACGCGTCTGGGCAAGTTTTGCCGACGATGTTGATGCTGGCGCGAAGATGTGACATGTCATGCCGGCAGCAGCGCAGTACGCGGCAAACGCTGCGGCAGCATTACCCGACGAATCGACAATCAGCGTCTCAACACCAAGATGTTTCGCAAGGCTTACCACGACACTTGCGCCCCGGTCCTTGAATGAACCGGTTGGCTGCAAGAAATCGAGTTTGAACCAGACAGGATGACCAGCAAGTTCGCCAGCGACAAGTGGCGTTTGCCCTTCACCCAAGGAAATAGCATTGACAGCGGGTACAGGCAACACCGAAGCATAACGCCATAAGGTGCCCTCGCCAGGGCTGGAGACGACTGATACGGGCGTTGAAGTTGGATGTGTAAGTCCCCATGCTGCACCACAGGTAGGACAGCACCATGCACGCGTTGTGAGCTGCTCAGTGGTTTCGCAACGGCTGCAGTGATACTGCCACGGCTGCATGGTTGATCCCTTCTTGACGGCTACAGCTGAGCGGCCGTACTCTACCCCCATCATAGCTGGTGGCTGCAACAAAGCAGGAAGGGGACAAGAATGTCAGAGCAACTGCTGCCGTACTCTCGTATGACAAGGCGAACGCTCATCAAGGGAGCATTCGCGAGTACAATCGCTACCCAGCTTGCCCTATGGCGCGGATTCGGAGTTGGAGCCAACGCGAAGCCCCGTGAAGTGACCCTAGCAAATTTGGAAGAGGCCACCGTTGCCGATCTCCGAGCTGCATTAGACCAAGGCAAGGTTTCGGCCTATGGCCTGACCCAGGTGTATCTTGCACGGATTGCTGAGCTGAATCCGCTCCTCAACGCGGTAATCGAAGTCAACCCCGATGCCGAAGCAATAGCTGCAGCGCTTGACAAGGAATTGCGCGAGAAAGGGCCGCGGAGTCCGCTCCATGGCATTCCTGTCTTACTGAAAGACAACCTGGATACGGCGGATAAGCTCTCGACGACAGCTGGTTCCCTCGCACTGGTTGGCGCAAAGCCACCAGCTGACTCGACTGTCGCAGCACGGCTCCGGGCTGCAGGCGCAGTCATCCTCGGTAAGGCTAACATGAGTGAGTGGGCAAACTTCCGGAGCATCCGTTCCTCGAGTGGTTGGAGTGCCCGTGGTGGCCAGGGGCGTAATCCGTATGCACTTGACCGCAATCCCTGTGGCTCGAGTTCGGGTTCGGCCCAAGCGGTTTCAGCGAACCTGGCAGCGATCTCGATTGGCACCGAAACAGATGGATCAATCGTTTGCCCATCGTCAATCTGCGGGGTCGTCGGTCTCAAGCCAACCGTTGGGCTTGTTAGCCGCAATGGTGTCATCCCGATTGCTCATAGTCAGGATACTGTCGGGCCGATTTGTCGCACCGTTGCTGACGCTGCTGCCGTGCTCAGCATTATCGCTGGGCCGGATCCGCAAGATCCTGCGACTGCGGCAAGTGCGGGACATGCGCCGCAGGACTATACCCGATATCTTGATCCCCAAGGACTCAAAGGTGCTCGTATTGGTGTGGCGCGGCAGACGTTCTTTGGCTATAGCCCAGCAGCTGACGCCGTCATTGAAGAAGCGATTCAAGTTATGCGTGACCTTGGAGCTGAAATCATTGACCCAGCTGATATTCCTACCGCGCAGCAGATTGCTACGAGTGATGCAGAGCTCACTGTGCTCCTCTATGAGTTCAAACATGATATCGCTGCCTATCTTGCGCGCTTAGGGCCCGATTTCCCCATGAAAACGCTTGAAGATCTCATCCGCTTTAATGAAGAACATGCTGACCAGGAGTTAAAGTGGTTTGGGCAAGAGTTGTTCCTCATGGCTCAGGAAAAGGGACCACTGACCGACCCAGCTTATCAGCAGGCTCTGGCTGAGGAGCGACGCCTTGGGGGGCGGGATGGTATCGATGCGGTCATGGACAAGTACCGGCTTGATGCTCTCGTGGCGCCCACTGGGAGCCCGGCTTGGACCATTGACTTGATCAATGGTGACCATTTCTTAGGAGCAAGTTCGTCTCCAGCTGCAATCGCGGGGTATCCGTTGATTACAGTTCCGGCTGGCTATGCCTTTGGGTTGCCAGTGGGGTTAACCTTTATGGGACGCGCCTTTAGCGAACCGACACTCATTCGACTGGCCTATGCGTTCGAGCAAGCGACACGCGTACGCAAGCCGCCACAGCTCTTACCGACAATACCAATGGACTAATGGCTCGTACCAGCCAGTTGGCCGGGGAGTTCTAACCCCGGCCAGCTGGCGTTTCCCTACCTGTCACCGGAGTTCGAAAGGCGCCACAATCATCCCATAGTATCGTGGTGCTTCATAGCTCAGCACGGTGCCGTGCATTGGAACTCGTCGCATAACGCCAGCAAGCATGAGTGTTTGCCATAATCCGTCAATGGCGGCATTGGCTACTTCCTCATCAGAAAGGTCAAGCAAGCGTTCCAGGTCATTTGCCTGTAAGGCTTCAACCACAGCCTGGTCGACACGCGCTGCATCGGGATGGAAGCCGTAGGGGCCATCTGCGCGATGGGTATGTGCCCAATCGCACGAAGCGATGAAGGCCACTCGTCGCCCGTCGGCCTCAACAGCTTCAGCCACCGCTTCACCAAAGGTGATCATTGCTGTACGCGGTAACGCGCGTGAGGGAGTCACAATCACAACTGGTGGCCCTGGATCATGCTCTGGCGTTGGGGCAAGCACATTCCCGTAACCAGGCATATCTTGGCCATAGCCAAGAAACCAAAGCGGTGTTATGACCCCCCAGTCAAGAGGAATGACGCTCTGATCACGGCGATTGCCTGCAAAACCAGCAAGAGCGATCGGTACACCCGCGGCAGTCGCGCGCTGCGCGATCCGGTCGGTTAACTGGCCATCGACGGGCACGTTCATCTCGATCTTGCGATCATGCCACCACAAAGTGCCAGCGCCGCGAGCCGTATTAGCAAGGCAGATATGCCCTTCCACACGGACACCGTGCGGTGTTGCAACGACAAGCACATCAGGATGTGACGCAGCGCAGCGACGCCCAAGCTCTTCCATCGCTGCACGTGTGTGCAGCGCACCTTCCGCATCGTCGCTCAGTGCTGGAATAATTGGGAACCCATGCGGTGCCACAGCCCCAAAAACGATTGGCATCGCAAACCTCCTTCCCTGTTCCCACCAGGCAGTATCAGGCAGCCGGCATGCAGCGTCAATGTGTCGCCTCGGCGTCACCGTTTTGTTCAAGGTAGAGAATGCCTGCGTGGTCATCGTATGCAAAGAGCTCAGCGTATCGCCCCCAGTCGATTGCCGTATCGAGTTGCCGTCGTGCCTCAACAGGACTGAAGGTCTCTTCGAGCCGCTGAATGAAGGGTTCCTCGGCAAGCCGATGCCGTGGTAAGCTGCGCAGCGCCGTCACAATCTCACGAATCAATTCGATGCGGTCGAGTGCTTGACGGCGGAAAATCGCTTTCTTCTCAAGGACGTCCGCTTCAGCAAAGGCTGAGCCGACTGGTGTGAGCGTAACGTCACCCTCAAGTACTTCGACGAAATCGAGCAGGTCAGCTGCTTCAACAAGTGGCAACAACTCGTCGACCTCAAGCTGTAACTCACGCGCGAGTTCGTAGAGATCTTCCCGCCCACCAAGAGCGGCCAGACGTTCAATAAAGCCAGTCAATTCTCCAATGCTCACATGAGGGAGCATCTGATAGGTGGGAACTTCGGCAGTCTGCAGCACGCGAGCCTGTGGGAGCAATGCGGTAATATCCTCGTGCGGATTCGTCATAATGCGGTAAATGGTGTCGACAAGTTGTGCATGCGCTTCTCCCTTGGCGAGACGCTCAGCAACGGGAAGACCCGGGAGTTCGACCCGAATTCTCCCCGGGTTTGCGCTAAAGATTAGTAACCGATCGGCCATACTGACCGCCTCATCGATGTTGTGGGTGACCATCAGGATTGCCTGCGTGGGGATCTTTCGAGCAAGCCAGAGGTCAAGCAGTTCATGGCGAAGGTTTTCTGCAACGAGGACATCCAGCGCTGAAAATGGTTCGTCCATAAAGAGGATCTCTGGTTCTCCGACAAGCGCACGGGCAAACCCGACCCGCTGCTTCATCCCTCCAGAAAGCTCACGCGGATACGCGTGCTCGAATCCATCAAGCCCGATAAGATCGATAATCGCCAATGCACGTGCTCGTCGCTCAGCTTCCGGTAAATGTTTGTGGAGGAGCCCAAGCTCGACGTTTTGGAGGACCGTCAGCCATGGGTAGAGAGCGAACGACTGGAAAACCATTGCCACGTTCGGATTCACACCTTGCAGGGGTTGGCCATGGAGGAGCACGCGCCCGCTGGACGGCGGGATGAGGCCTGCGAGGATACGCAGCAACGTTGACTTTCCTGACCCGGATGGGCCAAGCAGAGCAACAAATTCTCCAGCTCGTAAGTCGAGCGTAATACGGTCAAGCACAAGAATACGGTTGCCATCCTGCCCGTAGTACTTCGTCACGTCCTGTGCTCGTAACAGAACAGGGGCCTCGTTGGTCGGACGGCGAACTGGCACGGTCTGTACCATCGTGCTTCTCCTTTCTGGTTAATCCAGTCGGAAGCGTGTTGCTGCCAGGCGGTAGAGCCTGCGCCAAAATGCACGATTCAGCAGGACGACAACGACTGCCATGGTGAGTGTTGCAGCGAAGAGTTCGGGGTAGTTCCCTGCATTCGCGCTCGCAGCAATCAGTGCGCCGAGCCCTGATGTCTGATAGACCTGGTCCTGAAAAGTGACATACTCAGCGACGATTGTGGCGTTCCACGCACCACCAGCTGCCGTAATCAGTCCAGTAATGAGGAAAGGGAAAATAGCCGGCAGAATCAGAATGCGCCAGCGGTGCCAGCCAGTCAGGTGATAAATTGCTGCGGCCTCTTTCAAATCATTCGGAATGGCCATGGCACCGGCAATGACGTTGAAGAGCACGTACCACTGCGTGCCGAGCAACATCAATGCGATAGCAGCGACGTCAAGACCTCCAGGGAGATGGAGCAAGAGCAGGAGTAAGGCTGGAAAGAGGGCGGTTGCGGGAATTGAGGCAACCATTTGGACGATTGGCTGAATCTTTGGGGCCCATCGTGGACTTAATCCAACGGCAACGCCCACTGGAACAGTCCAGATGACTGCAATCAGCAGAGAAGCAGCAACGCGCAGGAATGAGAGCCCAGCATCCTGTGCAATCGTTGCCCACGCTGTTACTGGAAGCGCAATCAAGAGGTGGCCTGCTGCACGCACTCCCCAGCCGATGAGGAGTAGTATACCGAGACCGGCGAAGGTAGCGAATGTCCATCGCCATACTGTGCCTGGCGGTGAAATAGCATCGCTTGAAGCTGGAGATGGCTCGCCGGCAAAGATCCGGTTCATGAGCCGGTCAAGAGAGCGAGCAGTTGGGGCAACGAGGTGGTCACGTGCCCACGTGAGAAGAAGCGAGCGCTGCAGAATTTCAAGCACCCATGATGATGGCGTGACTAAGCCGGTCGTTTGTTCAACCTTGAAGCGGTCGGCCCATGCTAACAGGGGGCGCCAGAGAAACTGGTCGAGGAGGACAATCACAATAATGAGTGCGAGCAAGCCGAGTCCAAGTGCATGGAGGTCACCTCGGTCAGCTGCAACCTTGAGATAGGCACCCAGGCCAGGAAGCAGGAAACTTTGCTGCCCAAGAGTGAATTGCTCCGATGCCATAAGAAAGAACCAGCCACCAGCCCAGCTCATCATTGAATTCCACAGCAGGGGAATGAGGCCGAATGGAAGCTCAAGCCGTGTGAAGCGCTCCCATGGCGTTAGTCGGAAAAGCCGAGCGACTTCACGGAAATCTTGCGGAATCGTGATCAGTGATTGATAAAAGCTAAAGGCAAGATTCCATGCTTGACTCGTGAAAATCAACACAATTGCTGCAAGTTCCGTTCCTAAACTGCGGTGTGGGAAGAGCGTCACGAGAGCAAGCACGACGCCAGGCATAAACGAGAGAATGGGAATGCTCTGCAAGATGTCGAGTAATGGTACGAGTACTCGCTCGGTTGCTTTACTCGCCACAGCGATCCGTGCATAGAGCAGGCTAAACGAGAGCGCAAGTACATAGGCAAGGGCCATGCGCGAGAGCGAAAAGAGTGCATACTGCGGCAGTACCCAGGGGGAGAGACTGATTGCTGTTGTCGGCGTGAGCGGAGCCGTCCATCGCTCGGCGATCCGGATGATCCCGTAGATGCCAAGAACCAGCATGATGGCGAGCAACAGATCGATCCACCATGCTGAGCGGACGTGGCGAAGTGGCTGGCGATGGACGATAAAGGGCCAGACACGCGAAATCACGCGGCACCTCCTTATCACGAAGCTCCCTTGGAGTACATGCCGCCCCTACCAGTGAGGGGCGGTGTGCCGCGTGATGATCGAGGGAAATGTGCTAGGTCAGCTCACCAGCCCCACCGGTAGGAACGGCTGACGTCGCGGACTTGGGCCGTCGTCGTGCATTGCTTCCGTTCCTCCGAGGTCCCTGCACTGGCTGGAGCGCACCAATGATGCGCGCCAGCGGTTGGAGTGTACGCCGAGGTGTGCAGAGGGCGCAAGGGGATAAAACAGAGAACGCTTGCCTGGTTTTCAGAGCCAACGGATGTGGCGGAAAAGTGCAAACAACCCAATGACAAGAACAGCCATGCCGGCAAGGACCGCGTAGTATCCCCACCAAAGGTTAAGCTCCGGCATGTTCTTGAAGTTCATCCCATAAATGCCGGCGATGAGCGCTAGTGTCATCAAGATGATGCTCCAGGCTGTGAGCGTGCGCATTACCTGGTTCAGCTGGTTTGAGGTCACCGAAAGATGGGCTTCCAGCATGCCCGCCAGCAGATCTCGATAGGTATCAACCGTGTCAAGAATGCGCAGGACATGGTCATAGAGATCTTGAAAGTACAACATCGCGTCGTCACCAAAAGGTTGTCATCGAAGCGCAGGAATGCATTGAGTGCGTCACGCTCCGGGGCAAGAATTCGCCGCAAGGTAAGAAGGGTTTTGCGGAGACGAAAGAGATCACTGAGGACAGCATTATTTGCACTTGCAATAATGGCTTCTTCGATTTCTTCCGCTTGCTCAGCTAACTGGTCAAGAAGAGTAAAGTATTGATCAAAAAATGTGTCAAGAATGGTATACAGCAGCAGGGCAAGATGGGAAAGGTGCGGGTTCATCTCTGCCTGCTGCTGCCATCGCTCGGCGATGGAGGCAAGTTCAGGACAGGGAGCGCGATGAATCGTCACGAGATAATTTTTGCCGATAAAGAAATTAATTTCTTGATACTGTAGAGGAGGCCCTCCTGCTAGGCGTACTGCGTAAAAGACGAAGAAGAAATAGTGATCGTATCGATCGAGTTTCGGCCGCTGATGAGCCTTCTGTACATCTTCAAGAGCAAGGGGATGGAAGCCGAACTCACGCTGGAGAAGAGCAATGTCATGCTCAGTGGGTTGCTCAATATCGAGCCAGAGCAATCCTTCATCCCGCGCAATGATCTGATCAATTTCATCAACACTTGGTAAGCGCCGTGTCCCTTTTTCAAGGAGTACCGCAATGTGCGCTGGCATTACTGTCCCGTTCAACGCTTTATGCCATACTGCGTCGGTTGACTATGCTCCTGTCCATTGTGGTGTACGCTTCTGCAAGAAAGCACACATCCCTTCTTGTGCATCAGCGGCGAGTGCGTTCAGTGCCATAACCTCTTGGGCATAGGCGTAGGCTTGTGCTTGGGTCATCTCGAGCTGATGATAGAAGGCCTGCTTCCCAATGCCAACAACCAACGGACTGGCTTGCCGGATCTTCTGTGCCAATGCCCAGGTTTCCTCTGCGAGGCGCTCGGCTGGCACAACACGGTTAACAAGCCCAAATTGGTACGCTTCTTGTGCTGAGATGGGTTCACCCGTGAGCAACATTTCAAGCATCTTCTTGCGCGGTAGGTTGCGGCTGATTGCTACCATCGGTGTCGAGCAGAACAGTCCAATCTTGACCCCTGGTGTGGCGAACTTGGCATCTTCTGCTGCGACGACAAGGTCGCAGGTTGCCGCGAGCTGGCATCCTGCCGCGGTCGCCACTCCATGCACTTGTGCAATAACTGGCTGCGGGATTGATTGAATTGTTTCCATTAATGTCGTGCAGACGGTAAAAATCCGGCGATAGGTCGGGACATCGCCACCGATCATCTCATTCAGGTCGTGGCCAGAGCAAAAAACTGGCCCATTGCCGCGGAGGATCACAACCGCAAGAGAAGAATCTTGCCCAATCTCCTTGAAGCAGTCGGTGAGCTCTTGCATGTGCTCGAGCGAGAGAGCATTGCGCTTCTCCGGCCGATTCATTGCGACAATTGCAATGCCATCTTGGCTATCAAAGAGAATATTGGTATAGTGCTTTGTTGCGATCGCCATCGTGTGCCTCCCCTGTGCGGTCTGCCTTGCTTCGCCTTTAACGATACGCTCTACAAGAAAACAGCACAATGTCTGACTAGCGAAGAAAGACGTGGCGCTTTCTCTGCCCCGTCTTTCTCGTTTGCCAGCATGCTCGCTGATCGAGTATAGCGATGTCGCGATGCTCTCCAGCGAAGTCTGCTGTTATTCGGTGAGGGGCGTGGTGCCTGTCTAGACACGATGTTGGGATACTCCGCAAGACCTTTCCTCAGCACGTGTCACGTACACGATGAGAGGGAAAACGTTGGTTGCTGGAGGATGGACATGCTCACTAGACTTCTTGAGTAAGGAGGCGCATATGCCGAGTAGTGATCAACCAGCATCGCATGTTACCCTACAGCTTACCGATATGGCATTTCAGGGGGCAGCCATCGGCCGCCTTGATGGTCGTGTTGTCTTTGCGGAATATGGGATTCCTGGGGAAACGGTCGAGGTTGCAATTGAGAAGGAGCGGCGCGACTATAGCCTTGGGCGCGTTATTGCAGTGCATGAGCCATCCCCCAATCGTGTGACACCGCCGTGTCCGTACTTCGGCGTTTGCGGCGGTTGTCAGTGGCAGCATATTGACTATGCTGCGCAGCTTGAGTACAAGCAACACATTGTCAGCGAGCAGTTACGGCGCATTGGAAAGTTTGTGGATCCTCCAGTCTTTCCCACTGTGCCTGCTCCTGAGCCGTACGGTTACCGGAATCACGCCAGGTTTACCGTAGGCCCCGAAGGGAAACTAGGGTTTATTGCACGACCAGGGGCTGGACGGCGATTCATCCAAATCGACCAGTGTCTCTTAATGCATCCGCGCATCAATGCTGTACTTGCTCAACTTCAGGGCCGCGCTTTTGTCAAGCATCAGGTGGTTGTGCGATATGGCGTGCATACTGGGCAACTACTTGTCCAGCCCGACCTTCATGAGCTGGTCCCTACTGTGCCCTCTGGGCAGCCCTGGTATGAGGAGGAGCTACTTGGCCATCGCTTCCGTATTTCGGCCTCGTCATTTTTTCAAGTGAACACGAAGCAGGCCGAGCAACTCGCTCGCTTAGTTCGAGAACGACTGACACTCACGGGAAATGAGGTTCTTGTTGATGCCTATGCTGGCGTCGGCACGTTTGCAGTGTTTCTTGCGCCATTTGTGCGTGAAGTCATTGCCATTGAAGAGTCGCCATCAGCGGTGAGCGATGCACGAGTAAACTGCAGCGGGTCGGCGAATATCCGGTATGTGCAGGCCAAGGTTGAAGATGTGCTGGGCTCGCTTGAGGAACAGCCTGATGCCATTATCCTTGATCCGCCTCGCGTTGGCTGTCATCCTCGCGCATTGAGTGCGGTGTTGGCATTACGCCCACGTCGTCTTGTCTATGTCTCCTGTGATCCATCGACGTTAGCCCGCGACTTGCGTCGTCTGTGTGATGGTGGCTACATACTGCGTGACGTCACGCCAGTTGACATGTTCCCTCAGACATACCATATCGAGTCAGTTGCAACATTGGAGTTAGCAGAATCGTGACCAACCTTGTCCTTGCTTCGGCATCGCCGCGGCGACGTGAGTTGCTTGCGCTGCTCGGGTTGCCCTTCGAGGTCGCTCCGGCCGATCTTGCTGAGCCAATGCCAGAACAGACGCGACGGCCTGAACGCGTAGCGCGTGCACTGGCGCGGGCGAAAGCGCAAGCGATTGCAGCGCGCTATCCTCAGGCCGTTGTTCTCGCAGCTGATACCGTCGTTTGTGATCGCGGCTATCTCCTTGGCAAGCCAGCTGATGAAGCTGAGGCATGGGCACTCTTGCGCCAGCTTCGTGGGCGGTGGCACCGGGTGATTACAGCAGTGGCAGTAGCGCGCGGACGACGCCTCTGGATTGACCATGCACGAACCTGGGTACAGATGCGCTGCTATCAGGATGACGAAATTGCGGCGGCTATTGCCCGTGGGGAGCCATTTGACAAGGCCGGGGGGTATGCCATTCAAGATCCGCTCTTCCGGCCAGTTCGTTGCTTCCGTGGTTGTTATTGCAACGTCGTGGGGTTACCCCTTGCACTCGTTGAGCAGCTGTTGCTGCGTGCTCACGCATTACCTCAAGACTGGACAGTTGAGCCCCGGCAGCCTGCGTGCGTAAACTGTCCGCTCTACTGCGCTTTTTCCGCGAGAGAACTTCCACTACAACAACCCAAGGCGATGAAGGACGAGAATGAGAATGAGGAATGTCCAGAGGACGAGCATTCCGCTGATACCGGCGACGCCGGCAGCGATTGCAGTGAGGGGAACAGCCATCACGAGCAAGGTCATAATGAGCGCAGGGTTCCGCGACGTCGAGGGTTGCCACCGGGTTCGGCGGCGTAGATGCTCTTCGACGATCTTGGCTGCATACTGTTCGACTTCTTGTCGAATCAGCGGACGGAGCGCTTCAACCAGCGATTGAGCGACAGCATCGCGATACTCTGGTCCAAGCTCGTGAAGGGCATCGAGATGGACCGCGATTTCTTCCTGGAGCGCTCGCTCGTCCAGGGAGGATGTGCTGCTGTCCCGTGTTTGGTAGGACCGCCGTGCTCGCGGCTCACCACTTGGCATGAGACGCCTGCTCCTCATGGTCGAAGTGTAACGCAGCTAGGACGATCCGCAAAACTGTCTCTTCTACCACACACGTCATACAACAGCGAGACCTCGGCCTATTGCTTCTGAGATCGTAGCATTCAACAGCCGATCCGTGTGTGCCCGTGTTCGTTGGCTTGACGCTGTGCCGTAGCTTTGCTACACTCTTGAGGACTGCCCTGGAGGCAGGAATGTACGGACACTGGGCAGGACGTATGCACCAACTTGAATTGAACCAAGCCAATATGTGGAAGCAAGGGCCTCTGGATTCAGCCCGAATCCAGAGGCTTTTTTTTAGCACTCCACAGCTCTCGCTCCATCTTCGCGGAGTACGAGTCGTTGATCCGGCACGTGGATGGGATGGTGTTGCCGATCTCCTCGTGCGCGAGGGGCGGCTCGAAGCTTATGGCTTGCACATCCCGGTGCCCGAGGGCATCCCTTCGCTCGACGGCCATGGACTTGTGGTTGGGCCAGCGCTCGTTGATATCCATGTCCATCTGCGTGATCCTGGCTTCCCTGAGAA from the Thermorudis peleae genome contains:
- the rlmD gene encoding 23S rRNA (uracil(1939)-C(5))-methyltransferase RlmD; this translates as MPSSDQPASHVTLQLTDMAFQGAAIGRLDGRVVFAEYGIPGETVEVAIEKERRDYSLGRVIAVHEPSPNRVTPPCPYFGVCGGCQWQHIDYAAQLEYKQHIVSEQLRRIGKFVDPPVFPTVPAPEPYGYRNHARFTVGPEGKLGFIARPGAGRRFIQIDQCLLMHPRINAVLAQLQGRAFVKHQVVVRYGVHTGQLLVQPDLHELVPTVPSGQPWYEEELLGHRFRISASSFFQVNTKQAEQLARLVRERLTLTGNEVLVDAYAGVGTFAVFLAPFVREVIAIEESPSAVSDARVNCSGSANIRYVQAKVEDVLGSLEEQPDAIILDPPRVGCHPRALSAVLALRPRRLVYVSCDPSTLARDLRRLCDGGYILRDVTPVDMFPQTYHIESVATLELAES
- a CDS encoding CorA family divalent cation transporter, which gives rise to MPAHIAVLLEKGTRRLPSVDEIDQIIARDEGLLWLDIEQPTEHDIALLQREFGFHPLALEDVQKAHQRPKLDRYDHYFFFVFYAVRLAGGPPLQYQEINFFIGKNYLVTIHRAPCPELASIAERWQQQAEMNPHLSHLALLLYTILDTFFDQYFTLLDQLAEQAEEIEEAIIASANNAVLSDLFRLRKTLLTLRRILAPERDALNAFLRFDDNLLVTTRCCTFKISMTMSCAFLTRLIPIEICWRACWKPIFR
- a CDS encoding Maf family protein; translation: MTNLVLASASPRRRELLALLGLPFEVAPADLAEPMPEQTRRPERVARALARAKAQAIAARYPQAVVLAADTVVCDRGYLLGKPADEAEAWALLRQLRGRWHRVITAVAVARGRRLWIDHARTWVQMRCYQDDEIAAAIARGEPFDKAGGYAIQDPLFRPVRCFRGCYCNVVGLPLALVEQLLLRAHALPQDWTVEPRQPACVNCPLYCAFSARELPLQQPKAMKDENENEECPEDEHSADTGDAGSDCSEGNSHHEQGHNERRVPRRRGLPPGSAA
- a CDS encoding enoyl-CoA hydratase, with the protein product MAIATKHYTNILFDSQDGIAIVAMNRPEKRNALSLEHMQELTDCFKEIGQDSSLAVVILRGNGPVFCSGHDLNEMIGGDVPTYRRIFTVCTTLMETIQSIPQPVIAQVHGVATAAGCQLAATCDLVVAAEDAKFATPGVKIGLFCSTPMVAISRNLPRKKMLEMLLTGEPISAQEAYQFGLVNRVVPAERLAEETWALAQKIRQASPLVVGIGKQAFYHQLEMTQAQAYAYAQEVMALNALAADAQEGMCAFLQKRTPQWTGA
- a CDS encoding amidase, producing the protein MSEQLLPYSRMTRRTLIKGAFASTIATQLALWRGFGVGANAKPREVTLANLEEATVADLRAALDQGKVSAYGLTQVYLARIAELNPLLNAVIEVNPDAEAIAAALDKELREKGPRSPLHGIPVLLKDNLDTADKLSTTAGSLALVGAKPPADSTVAARLRAAGAVILGKANMSEWANFRSIRSSSGWSARGGQGRNPYALDRNPCGSSSGSAQAVSANLAAISIGTETDGSIVCPSSICGVVGLKPTVGLVSRNGVIPIAHSQDTVGPICRTVADAAAVLSIIAGPDPQDPATAASAGHAPQDYTRYLDPQGLKGARIGVARQTFFGYSPAADAVIEEAIQVMRDLGAEIIDPADIPTAQQIATSDAELTVLLYEFKHDIAAYLARLGPDFPMKTLEDLIRFNEEHADQELKWFGQELFLMAQEKGPLTDPAYQQALAEERRLGGRDGIDAVMDKYRLDALVAPTGSPAWTIDLINGDHFLGASSSPAAIAGYPLITVPAGYAFGLPVGLTFMGRAFSEPTLIRLAYAFEQATRVRKPPQLLPTIPMD
- a CDS encoding CorA family divalent cation transporter, translating into MLYFQDLYDHVLRILDTVDTYRDLLAGMLEAHLSVTSNQLNQVMRTLTAWSIILMTLALIAGIYGMNFKNMPELNLWWGYYAVLAGMAVLVIGLFALFRHIRWL
- a CDS encoding ABC transporter permease, encoding MISRVWPFIVHRQPLRHVRSAWWIDLLLAIMLVLGIYGIIRIAERWTAPLTPTTAISLSPWVLPQYALFSLSRMALAYVLALSFSLLYARIAVASKATERVLVPLLDILQSIPILSFMPGVVLALVTLFPHRSLGTELAAIVLIFTSQAWNLAFSFYQSLITIPQDFREVARLFRLTPWERFTRLELPFGLIPLLWNSMMSWAGGWFFLMASEQFTLGQQSFLLPGLGAYLKVAADRGDLHALGLGLLALIIVIVLLDQFLWRPLLAWADRFKVEQTTGLVTPSSWVLEILQRSLLLTWARDHLVAPTARSLDRLMNRIFAGEPSPASSDAISPPGTVWRWTFATFAGLGILLLIGWGVRAAGHLLIALPVTAWATIAQDAGLSFLRVAASLLIAVIWTVPVGVAVGLSPRWAPKIQPIVQMVASIPATALFPALLLLLLHLPGGLDVAAIALMLLGTQWYVLFNVIAGAMAIPNDLKEAAAIYHLTGWHRWRILILPAIFPFLITGLITAAGGAWNATIVAEYVTFQDQVYQTSGLGALIAASANAGNYPELFAATLTMAVVVVLLNRAFWRRLYRLAATRFRLD
- a CDS encoding nitrate/sulfonate/bicarbonate ABC transporter ATP-binding protein yields the protein MVQTVPVRRPTNEAPVLLRAQDVTKYYGQDGNRILVLDRITLDLRAGEFVALLGPSGSGKSTLLRILAGLIPPSSGRVLLHGQPLQGVNPNVAMVFQSFALYPWLTVLQNVELGLLHKHLPEAERRARALAIIDLIGLDGFEHAYPRELSGGMKQRVGFARALVGEPEILFMDEPFSALDVLVAENLRHELLDLWLARKIPTQAILMVTHNIDEAVSMADRLLIFSANPGRIRVELPGLPVAERLAKGEAHAQLVDTIYRIMTNPHEDITALLPQARVLQTAEVPTYQMLPHVSIGELTGFIERLAALGGREDLYELARELQLEVDELLPLVEAADLLDFVEVLEGDVTLTPVGSAFAEADVLEKKAIFRRQALDRIELIREIVTALRSLPRHRLAEEPFIQRLEETFSPVEARRQLDTAIDWGRYAELFAYDDHAGILYLEQNGDAEATH
- a CDS encoding aromatic ring-opening dioxygenase LigA, producing MPIVFGAVAPHGFPIIPALSDDAEGALHTRAAMEELGRRCAASHPDVLVVATPHGVRVEGHICLANTARGAGTLWWHDRKIEMNVPVDGQLTDRIAQRATAAGVPIALAGFAGNRRDQSVIPLDWGVITPLWFLGYGQDMPGYGNVLAPTPEHDPGPPVVIVTPSRALPRTAMITFGEAVAEAVEADGRRVAFIASCDWAHTHRADGPYGFHPDAARVDQAVVEALQANDLERLLDLSDEEVANAAIDGLWQTLMLAGVMRRVPMHGTVLSYEAPRYYGMIVAPFELR